Within the Saccharopolyspora gloriosae genome, the region GGCGCACGTTCGCCAGCAGCGCGGAGTGCTCCAGCATCGCGCCGCGCGCAGGCCCCGAGGTGCCGGAGGTGTAGCAGAGCACGGCGAGGTCGGCGGAGACTCGCGGCAGCGCGCGGTCGGCCCGGTCGGCGCCGGTCGGCGGATCCAGCTCGGTGACGCCGGACTCCGCGCGCTGCGATTCGCGACCGCTGATCAGCAACCGGGCGCCGCTGTCGCCGAGGACGCGGCGCAGTTCCGGCCCCGGCGCGGAGGGCGGCAAGGGGACGGCGACGGCGCCGATCCGGAACACGGCGAACAGCGCGACGCAGAACTCGAAACCGGTGGGCAGCGCGAGCGCCACCCGGTCGCCGGGACGCACGCCCTCGTCGCGCAACCGCCATCCGTAGCCGGTGACGGCGGCGTCCAGCTCGGACCAGCTCATCTCCTGCCCGGCCATGTCGATCAGCGCGGGATGGTCCGGCCCGCGTTCGGCGGCGCCCCGCACGAGATCGGCCAGGTTCGCATCGGGGGTCGCGGCACCGGACGCGCCGGTGACCTGGGGCGGGCACGCATCGGTCGACATGGGCGTACCTCCATCGCCGTACCTGCGGGAGCCGTCCTAATCGTCCTCGCAGTGTCGCAAAGGGTGTTCGACATCACCCAACCGTGCTGTGGGCCGTCAAGGCAACCGCGATGAATCCGAGACCCCCAGACACTACCTACTTATGAGTAACAACACGTATGCTCCGGCGACGCAGTCCGGAACATCCCGTTGCACCAGACCAGCACGCCCCCGGTGATCCGCAGGCCACAGACGCCACAACCGGGTCACCACCACGGCAGGAGGTCGGTCGAGACAATGCTCACCAGCACGTTGCCCGCCCCGGTCCACTCGGCCGCCCACCGGCACGCGCACCTCCCCGGCCGCCCGCCCGCGGCCGCCCCGCAGCCACTCCGGCAGCCCGAACCCGCCGAGGCACGGCCGGAACCCGAGTCATCGACGGAGGAACCGGCGCCCGGCGCGAACTGGCGGCACGTCAGCGCCGCGCAGAACGGCGACAACGACGCCTTCGGCAAGCTCTACGACGAGTACGCGCACGTCGTCTACCGCTACGTGCTGTTCCGGGTCAGCGACCACTGCCTCGCCGAGGACATCACCAGCGAGACCTTCCTGCGCGCCCTGCGCCGCATCGCGACCGTCAGCTACCAGGGCCGCGACGTCGCCGCCTGGTTCATCACGATCGCCAAGAACCTCGTTCTCGACCACGTGAAATCCAGCCGCACCCGGCTCGAAGTGCCCATCCCCGAACTCACCGACGCCCAGCACCGGCCGCAGGCCCAATGCGGCCCGGAACAGCACGTGCTCGACGCCGCGACCCAGCAGGAACTGCTGCGCTGCATCCGACAGCTCAACGCTGACCAGCGCGAATGCATCAAGCTCCGCTTCATGCAAGGCCTGTCGGTGACCGAGACCGCGCAGCGCATGCACCGCGGCGAAGGCGCCATCAAAGCGCTCCAGCACCGCGCGGTGCGGCGGCTCGCCCAGCTGCTGCCGGACGATCTTCGATGAACCTCGGCGATCACGATCACGTTCCGTCCCGGCCGATCGGCGTGGACCGCGCCAACGAGCCGAGAGGGAGCCTCTAAGCTGGAGGCCTGCTGAACCGGGTCGCCGCCAGTGGAAACGGCCCGCTCAGCGGCCCTGGAACTCCCAGGACCGACCGAGTAAGGACTCATCCAGCCGGAGCAAGACCGGGAGGCGCGGCGGTGCCGACAAGCAGGGGCCGGCCCGGCCCAGCCGAAGGCCCAGGCCACGACGGCCCAGAGCACCACGTCCCTGAACACGGCGCGCACCGTGGCCGCGGCGACACGGAACACGAACTCGACGAGACACCTGCCGGAGATGCCCTGAACAGCGGTCTGCACCAGGTGCGCGGCCCATCCGCGCTGGACCCGGCGGAAGGTTCGTTCGACAGCGCGAAGGTCGCGGGCCGGGCTTCCGCCGAAGCCGCCGTCGCCGGGGCCGAGCCGGGCGGCTCGCTCACCGCGCCGCCGGACCTGACCGCGGCGGCGTTCTTCGACGTGGACAACACGATGATGATGGGCGCCTCGCTGTTCCACTTCGCCCGCGGCATGGCGGCCCGCAAGTTCTTCACCGCCTCCGACCTCGCCGGATTCGCCTGGCAGCAGTTGAAATTCCGCGTCGGCGGACGGGAGAACGCCGACGACGTGCAGGCCAGCCGGGAACAAGCGCTGTCGTTCGTCGCAGGCCGCAAAGTCGCCGAACTAGTTGAACTCAGCGAAGAGATCTACGACGAGCTGATGTCCGATCGCATCTGGGCCGGCACCCGCGCGCTCGCGCAGATGCACCTCGACGCCGGGCAGCGGGTGTGGCTGGTGACCGCGACCCCCGTGGAACTGGCGCAGATCATCGCCCGGCGGCTGGGCCTGACCGGAGCGTTGGGCACCGTCGCCGGACACCTCGACGGCGTCTACACCGGCAGGCTCGTCGGCGAAATGCTGCACGGCCGCGCGAAAGCGCACGCCGTGCGCGCGCTGGCCGCCAGCGAAGGGCTCGACCTGCGCCGGTGCACCGCCTACTCCGACTCGGCGAACGACGTGCCGATGCTGTCGGCGGTGGGAACGGCGGTGGCCGTCAACCCCGACCAGCGGTTGCGCGACATCGCCCGGTCGCGCGGGTGGGAGATCCGCGACTTCCGGACCGGGCGCAAAGCGGCCCGCATCGGCGCGCAATCCATGCTCGGCGCGAGCGCGGTCGCCGGAGCCATCGCAGCGGGGCTCGCCTACCGCCGCCGGGACCGTTCTTGATTTTTCTTGGCTCGTTTTGCTTGGGTGGTCGGGTGGCGGAACCTCAGTGAGCCTCTCGCTGCGGGATCTTTTTCCCTAGTGGCTCCGCCACGAGGGAAAAAGCTGTCCTCGCGAGAGACTCACTGAGAACCCGCCGGTGGTCGTTTTTTCGACGTGGGCTATGTGCTTCGCACATACAGGCACGGCCTTCGGCCGCAAGGCACGGCTTCGCCGCAAGGCACGGCCTTCGGCCGCAAGGCAGGCGGGGCTTCGCCCGCCCTTCGCGGGCTTCGCCGCCGAAAGCGGGGGTGCGCCGCTGTGGATCTCGGTCACGTCGGGTGGGGTCTTGCGGGGCTAGCCGAGGAAGACGTTGTGGCGGTTGGCCAAGAGGCGGTAGAGGGTCTGCTGGATGATCTCTCGGACCTGGTCGCTGAGGCTGAAGACGACCATCGGGTCGTCCGCGGCGCCTTCGTCGAACGCGGCCGTTTCGATCGGTTCGCCGAACTCGATGTACCACTTGGACGGCAGCGGGACCATGCCCAGCGGGCCGAAGTGTGGGAACAGCGGAGTCACCGGGAAGTACGGGACACCCAGCAGCCGGGCCAGCGGGCGGATGTCCGCGAGCTTCGGGTAGATCTCCTCGGCGCCGACGATGGAGCACGGCACGATCGGCGCCCCGGTGCGCATCGCGGCCGAGACGAAACCGCCGCGCCCGAACCGCTGCAGCTTGTACCGGTCGCGGTAGGGCTTGCCGATGCCCTTGAAGCCCTCCGGCCACACGCCCACCAGCTCACCGGCCCGCAGCAGCCGTTCCGCGTCCGGATTGCAGGCGAGGGTGTGCCCGGCTTTGCGGGCGATGGAGCTGACCATCGGCAACCGGAACACCAGGTCCGCACCGAGCATCCGCAGATGCCTGCCCGGGTCGTGGTGATCGCGCAGCGCCACCGTGGTCATCAGCGCGTCCAGGGGCAGCGTCCCGGAATGGTTCGCGACCACCAGCGCCCCGGACTCGGGCACGTTCTCCAGCCCGATGGTCTCCACCCGGAACCACTTCTCGTACAGCGGCCGCAGCGGCGGCACCACGAGGTGATCGGTGAGGTCCTCGTCGAAGCCGAACTCGTCGACCTTGTAGTCACCGAGCAGCCTGCGGCGAGCGAAGGCCAGCGCATCGGCCACGGTGTCCTCCCAGCCACCGGCGCCGTCCTCGGGCGCGGGGACGGCATCGGGCAGCGGAGCCGGGCCGCGCCGCGCGCCACCGGTCCGCTGATCCGCCGGGTGCAGCGGGATCACTCGGGCGTCCGCCATCTGGCCTCCTGATTACCGCAGTCGGGCGAGCAGGTCACCGACGCCGCGTTCCCACGCCGTGACGCGGTCAGGGTCGATCACCGGGTGCAGGTCGCGTCCGCGCACGAAGTCGTCGAACGCCTGCTGCGTGGTCCAGCGCGGGGTGAACCCGAAGCTCTCGCGCAGCTTCGTGGTGTCCACGACCCGGCCGAAGTTCAGGAACCGCATCTGTTCCGGGGAGAAGTCGACGAGCCGCGCGCCGCGGAAGAACCGGCTCATCGCCGGCACCCCGAGCCGCGGCACCGGGACCGCCATCCGACCGGCTCGCCGGATCGCCTGGGAGAGCATCAGCACCCCGTCGCCGCCCGCGTTGTACACGCCGGGCAGGGCTCGGGTCGTCGCCTTCTCCAGCACGGCCAGCGCGTCCTCGGAGTGCAGCAGCTGCATCCGGGCGTCGTAGCCGAGCACGGTCGGCACCAGCGGCAACGCGAAGTACCGGGTGAGGTCGGCGTCGATGCGCGGACCGATGAGGTGGGTGAAGCGCAGCGTGGTGATGTCCACGTCCGGTCGCCGCCTGCCGAACCCGCGCACGTAGCCCTCGATCTCCCCGGCGTCCTTGGCGTAGCCGGAGGACGGCAGGTCCTTCGGCTCCATGTCCTCGGAGAACACGGCGGGGTCGCGGGGGCTCGCACCGTAGACGGCCGTCGTCGACTTGATCACCATGCGGCGCAGCTGCGGAGCCTTCTGGCAGGCCGCCAGCAGCTGCATGGTGCCGATGACGTTGAGCTCCTTCATCGCCGCCCGCCCCTCGGGGCCGGACTGCGAGTTGACGGCCGCGTGCACCACGGTGTCCACGTCGGCGCCGGCGATCACTTTGGAGATCAACGGATTGCGGATGTCGGCGCGAACGAACTCGGTGCGTCCCATCCGGCGGCGCAGATCGGGTCGCGGCGGCGCGGTGTCCACGCCCAGCACGCGTTCGATCTCGGGGTTCGCGGCGAGCCGCGCCGCGAGGTGCCCGCCCAGGAAACTGCTGACGCCCGTCACGAGCACGACGTTCGGCACCATGGTTCTCCCGAGTGTCCGGCCGGAGGATGATCGCTTTCAGCTGCGCGAAGGCGACAGCGAAACACGAGCTCTCTTCACGATGCTACTCAGCCCAGGCGACGCCCCCGGTTACGCGCGAGGAAACGCGGGCTGGTCCTCGTGCACCCCACCAGGGGACCGCCGTCCGGGCAACCGGAACCGGCCCCGACCACCTGGAAAGGGATACGAAAGCAACCGCCGCCGACCCGAGTGGTCGGCGGCGGCGAAGGCGCGAGACC harbors:
- a CDS encoding NAD-dependent epimerase/dehydratase family protein gives rise to the protein MVPNVVLVTGVSSFLGGHLAARLAANPEIERVLGVDTAPPRPDLRRRMGRTEFVRADIRNPLISKVIAGADVDTVVHAAVNSQSGPEGRAAMKELNVIGTMQLLAACQKAPQLRRMVIKSTTAVYGASPRDPAVFSEDMEPKDLPSSGYAKDAGEIEGYVRGFGRRRPDVDITTLRFTHLIGPRIDADLTRYFALPLVPTVLGYDARMQLLHSEDALAVLEKATTRALPGVYNAGGDGVLMLSQAIRRAGRMAVPVPRLGVPAMSRFFRGARLVDFSPEQMRFLNFGRVVDTTKLRESFGFTPRWTTQQAFDDFVRGRDLHPVIDPDRVTAWERGVGDLLARLR
- a CDS encoding HAD family phosphatase encodes the protein MRGPSALDPAEGSFDSAKVAGRASAEAAVAGAEPGGSLTAPPDLTAAAFFDVDNTMMMGASLFHFARGMAARKFFTASDLAGFAWQQLKFRVGGRENADDVQASREQALSFVAGRKVAELVELSEEIYDELMSDRIWAGTRALAQMHLDAGQRVWLVTATPVELAQIIARRLGLTGALGTVAGHLDGVYTGRLVGEMLHGRAKAHAVRALAASEGLDLRRCTAYSDSANDVPMLSAVGTAVAVNPDQRLRDIARSRGWEIRDFRTGRKAARIGAQSMLGASAVAGAIAAGLAYRRRDRS
- a CDS encoding sigma-70 family RNA polymerase sigma factor translates to MLTSTLPAPVHSAAHRHAHLPGRPPAAAPQPLRQPEPAEARPEPESSTEEPAPGANWRHVSAAQNGDNDAFGKLYDEYAHVVYRYVLFRVSDHCLAEDITSETFLRALRRIATVSYQGRDVAAWFITIAKNLVLDHVKSSRTRLEVPIPELTDAQHRPQAQCGPEQHVLDAATQQELLRCIRQLNADQRECIKLRFMQGLSVTETAQRMHRGEGAIKALQHRAVRRLAQLLPDDLR
- a CDS encoding lysophospholipid acyltransferase family protein, giving the protein MADARVIPLHPADQRTGGARRGPAPLPDAVPAPEDGAGGWEDTVADALAFARRRLLGDYKVDEFGFDEDLTDHLVVPPLRPLYEKWFRVETIGLENVPESGALVVANHSGTLPLDALMTTVALRDHHDPGRHLRMLGADLVFRLPMVSSIARKAGHTLACNPDAERLLRAGELVGVWPEGFKGIGKPYRDRYKLQRFGRGGFVSAAMRTGAPIVPCSIVGAEEIYPKLADIRPLARLLGVPYFPVTPLFPHFGPLGMVPLPSKWYIEFGEPIETAAFDEGAADDPMVVFSLSDQVREIIQQTLYRLLANRHNVFLG